One Brassica napus cultivar Da-Ae chromosome A1, Da-Ae, whole genome shotgun sequence genomic region harbors:
- the LOC106390571 gene encoding cadmium/zinc-transporting ATPase HMA3 — protein sequence MADGEDTTKKNLQTSYFDVVGICCSMEVPLVGDVLRPLNGVKEFSVIVPSRTVIVVHDSFLISPLQIVKALNEARLEASVRPYGETSFKSQWPSPFALVSGVLLALSFLKYFYGLLEWFAVVAVVAGVYPILAKAVASVTRFRLDINALTLIAVIATVCMEDYTEAATIVFLFSVADWLESSAAHKASTVMSSLMNLAPRKAVIVETGIEVDVDEVGLNTVVSVKAGESIPIDGVVVDGSCDVDEKTLTGESFPVSKQRDSPVLAATINLNGYIKVKTTVLARDCVVAKMTKLVEEAQKSQTKTQRFIDKCSRYYTPAVVVVAACFALIPVLLKAQNLSHWFHLALVVLVSGCPCGLILSTPVATFCALTKAATSGFLIKTGDCLETLAKIKIAAFDKTGTITKAEFTVSDFQSLSHNINLQHLIYWVSSIESKSSHPMAEALIDYARSVSVEPKPDMVENFQNFPGEGVYGRIDGQDIYIGNKRIAKRAGCLTVPDSEADMKGGKTIGYIYIGEELTGSFSLLDGCRHGVAQALKELKFLGITTAMLTGDNRDAAMSIQQQLGNALDIAHTELLPQDKARIIDEFKSQGPTMMVGDGLNDAPALAKADIGISMGISGSALATETGDIILMSNDLRKIPKGMRLARRCHKKVIENVVLSVSIKGAIMVLGFAGYPLIWAAVLADAGTCLLVILNSMMLLRDEREAVSACYRASPSSCTPSLLKLEEDLEVGLLQKSEETSNKSCCSGCCGGPKGTQQK from the exons ATGGCGGACGGTGAAGACACGACGAAGAAGAATCTACAGACAAGCTACTTCGACGTGGTCGGAATCTGCTGTTCAATGGAGGTTCCTCTTGTCGGAGACGTTCTCCGTCCACTTAACGGCGTCAAAGAATTCTCCGTCATCGTCCCTTCAAGAACCGTCATCGTAGTCCACGACAGCTTCTTGATATCTCCGCTTCAAATCG TGAAGGCACTGAATGAAGCAAGACTAGAGGCAAGCGTGAGGCCATATGGAGAGACAAGCTTCAAGAGTCAATGGCCAAGCCCTTTCGCATTGGTCTCTGGTGTATTACTTGCTCTCTCCTTCCTCAAATACTTCTATGGCCTGCTTGAGTGGTTCGCTGTCGTTGCCGTGGTGGCTGGAGTTTACCCTATTCTAGCTAAAGCTGTTGCTTCGGTCACAAGGTTCAGGCTTGACATCAATGCTCTCACTCTTATTGCTG TGATTGCAACGGTGTGTATGGAGGATTACACAGAAGCTGCCACAATTGTGTTTTTATTCTCGGTTGCAGATTGGCTAGAGTCAAGTGCTGCTCATAAG GCAAGCACAGTGATGTCATCTCTAATGAACTTAGCGCCAAGAAAAGCAGTGATAGTAGAAACTGGAATAGAAGTTGATGTAGATGAGGTTGGTTTAAACACTGTTGTTTCAGTCAAAGCTGGAGAAAGTATACCAATCGATGGAGTTGTGGTTGATGGAAGCTGTGATGTAGATGAGAAAACATTAACAGGAGAGTCCTTCCCTGTCTCCAAACAAAGAGACTCACCTGTGTTAGCTGCAACTATAAATCTTAATG GTTACATAAAGGTGAAAACAACAGTTCTAGCCAGAGACTGCGTGGTTGCGAAAATGACAAAACTCGTAGAAGAAGCACAGAAAAGCCAAACTAAAACTCAAAGGTTTATAGACAAATGTTCTCGCTACTACACTCCAG CGGTTGTTGTAGTAGCAGCATGTTTTGCTCTCATCCCGGTTTTATTAAAGGCTCAAAACCTCAGCCATTGGTTTCACTTAGCACTTGTAGTGCTAGTAAGCGGTTGTCCTTGTGGTCTCATCCTATCCACACCCGTTGCTACCTTTTGTGCTCTTACTAAGGCAGCCACATCAGGGTTTCTGATCAAAACCGGTGATTGTCTAGAAACTTTGGCAAAGATTAAGATTGCTGCTTTTGACAAAACAGGAACTATTACAAAAGCTGAGTTCACAGTCTCAGATTTTCAGTCTCTTTCTCACAATATCAATCTGCAACATTTGATTTACTG GGTATCAAGCATTGAAAGCAAGTCAAGCCATCCAATGGCAGAGGCCCTTATTGACTACGCTAGATCAGTTTCTGTTGAGCCTAAGCCTGATATGGTTGAGAACTTTCAGAACTTTCCAGGAGAAGGTGTTTATGGGAGAATAGATGGTCAAGATATCTACATTGGTAACAAAAGAATTGCAAAGAGAGCTGGATGCTTAACAG TTCCGGATAGTGAAGCTGATATGAAGGGAGGTAAAACCATCGGTTACATATACATTGGAGAAGAACTGACAGGAAGTTTCAGCCTTTTGGATGGTTGTCGGCATGGGGTCGCTCAAGCTCTCAAGGAGCTTAAGTTCTTAGGCATCACAACTGCAATGCTCACAGGAGATAACAGAGATGCAGCCATGTCTATTCAACAACAG CTAGGGAATGCTTTGGATATAGCTCACACTGAACTTCTTCCACAAGACAAAGCAAGAATCATCGATGAGTTCAAGAGCCAAGGGCCTACAATGATGGTGGGAGATGGACTTAACGATGCACCAGCCTTAGCTAAAGCAGACATTGGCATTTCTATGGGGATCTCAGGGTCAGCACTTGCAACAGAGACAGGAGATATCATTCTTATGTCGAATGACTTGAGGAAGATACCTAAAGGGATGAGACTAGCGAGGAGATGTCATAAGAAAGTGATTGAGAATGTGGTTTTGTCTGTGAGCATAAAAGGAGCGATCATGGTGCTTGGTTTTGCAGGTTATCCTCTGATTTGGGCAGCTGTTCTTGCAGATGCAGGAACTTGTTTGCTTGTGATACTCAATAGTATGATGCTTCTACGTGATGAGCGTGAAGCTGTGTCTGCATGTTACCGTGCTTCTCCTTCGTCTTGTACTCCCTCGCTACTGAAGCTTGAAGAGGATCTAGAAGTGGGATTGTTGCAGAAGAGTGAGGAGACAAGTAACAAGAGTTGTTGCTCTGGTTGCTGTGGTGGCCCTAAGGGCACTCAACAAAAGTGA